From Ochotona princeps isolate mOchPri1 chromosome X, mOchPri1.hap1, whole genome shotgun sequence, one genomic window encodes:
- the ZIC3 gene encoding zinc finger protein ZIC 3 has product MRPYRKAPWALGDSGSYGKLQPLVTPWGSLSSIPQLPTLSCGCTSESCTLSQLSRIVGDHNAPPMTMLLDGGPQFPGLGVGSFGAPRHHEMPNRESAGMGLNPFGDSTHAAAAAAAAAAFKLSPAAAHDLSSGQSSAFTPQGSGYANALGHHHHHHHHHHHASQVPSYGGAASAAFNSTRDFLFRQRSSGLSEAASGSGQHGLFAGSASSLHAPAGIPEPPGYLLFPGLHEQGAGHPSPTGHVDNNQVHLGLRGELFGRADPYRPVASPRTDPYAAGAQFPNYSPMNMNMGVNVAAHHGPGAFFRYMRQPIKQELSCKWIDEAQLSRPKKSCDRTFSTMHELVTHVTMEHVGGPEQNNHVCYWEECPREGKSFKAKYKLVNHIRVHTGEKPFPCPFPGCGKIFARSENLKIHKRTHTGEKPFKCEFEGCDRRFANSSDRKKHMHVHTSDKPYICKVCDKSYTHPSSLRKHMKVHESQGSDSSPAASSGYESSTPPAIASANSKDTTKTPSAVQTSASHNPALPPNFNEWYV; this is encoded by the exons ACCCTCTCCTGCGGCTGCACTTCGGAGAGCTGCACCCTCTCTCAGTTAAGCCGGATCGTCGGTGACCACAACGCCCCACCCATGACGATGCTCCTGGACGGAGGACCGCAGTTCCCGGGGCTGGGAGTAGGCAGCTTCGGGGCGCCGCGCCACCACGAGATGCCCAACCGTGAGTCAGCTGGCATGGGGCTGAATCCCTTCGGGGACTCAACCCACGCGGCTGCCGcagctgctgccgccgctgcctTCAAGCTGAGCCCGGCCGCGGCGCACGATTTGTCTTCTGGCCAGAGCTCGGCGTTCACGCCGCAGGGTTCGGGCTATGCCAACGCCCtgggccaccaccaccaccatcatcaccatcatcaccacgcCAGCCAGGTGCCCAGCTACGGCGGTGCTGCCTCCGCAGCCTTCAACTCTACGCGCGACTTTCTGTTTCGCCAGCGCAGCTCTGGGCTCAGCGAGGCGGCCTCGGGCAGCGGGCAGCACGGGCTGTTTGCGGGTTCCGCCAGCAGCCTACATGCTCCAGCTGGCATTCCTGAGCCCCCTGGCTACTTGCTGTTTCCTGGGCTGCATGAGCAAGGGGCCGGACACCCTTCGCCCACTGGGCACGTGGACAACAACCAGGTCCATCTGGGGCTGCGTGGGGAGCTCTTTGGTCGCGCCGACCCGTACCGCCCGGTAGCCAGCCCGCGCACGGATCCCTATGCGGCAGGCGCCCAGTTTCCGAACTACAGCCCCATGAACATGAACATGGGCGTGAACGTGGCGGCCCACCATGGCCCGGGCGCCTTCTTCCGTTACATGCGGCAGCCTATCAAGCAGGAGCTGTCGTGCAAGTGGATCGACGAGGCTCAGCTGAGCCGACCCAAGAAGAGCTGCGACCGGACCTTCAGCACCATGCACGAGCTGGTGACGCATGTCACCATGGAGCATGTGGGGGGCCCGGAGCAGAACAACCACGTCTGCTACTGGGAGGAGTGCCCCCGCGAGGGCAAGTCCTTCAAGGCGAAGTACAAACTGGTCAACCATATCCGTGTCCACACGGGCGAGAAGCCCTTCCCGTGCCCTTTCCCAGGCTGCGGGAAGATCTTCGCGCGCTCTGAGAACCTCAAGATCCACAAGAGAACCCACACAG GTGAGAAACCGTTCAAATGTGAATTTGAAGGCTGTGACAGACGCTTTGCCAACAGCAGCGACCGCAAGaagcacatgcatgtgcacacctCGGATAAACCATATATCTGCAAAGTGTGCGACAAGTCCTACACGCACCCGAGTTCCCTGCGCAAACACATGAAG GTCCATGAATCTCAAGGGTCAGATTCCTCCCCTGCTGCCAGTTCAGGCTATGAATCCTCCACTCCACCCGCCATAGCTTCTGCAAACAGTAAAGATACCACTAAAACCCCTTCTGCAGTTCAAACTAGCGCCAGCCACAACCCTGCACTTCCTCCCAATTTTAACGAATGGTACGTCTGA